One Panicum virgatum strain AP13 chromosome 3N, P.virgatum_v5, whole genome shotgun sequence DNA segment encodes these proteins:
- the LOC120666029 gene encoding oxysterol-binding protein-related protein 1D-like yields the protein MNPLCCIAPVSLEHAADHLQHHQPPPRILAATPEPAPPPPQPAAVAGVLHKWVNYGKGWRSRYFVLEDGVLSYYKLRGAGEAAAFAAARVIGEGSALRRAREEAAAVGKLWRPFGEIHLKVSSIRASKSDDKRLYIFSGTKTLHLRCETEEDRNAWIDALLAAKDRFPRSHTSNDLGPIADIMLSTEKLRVRLLQEGLGEAVVKECESIMMSEMLELHNQIKSQQQQHSILIDHLRQLETEKVELERTVVHETKERETHGYTNGRQSDFYSVLSGGSTSESDPDTASQVAEVETEEDEVTYFDTRDFLCAESLRSASCRRKELITNGCNGSEYVGDSVTNTVKTTKYPFVLRRDKLPEPKEKEKPIGLWSIIKENIGKDLSGVCLPVYFNEPLSSLQKCFEDLEYSYLVDHALQWGKQGDSLMRILHVAAFAVSGYASTEGRQCKPFNPLLGETYEADYPDKGLRFFSEKVSHHPMVVACHCEGRGWRFWGDSNLKGKFWGRSIQLDPIGVLTLQFDDGETFQWSKVTTSIYNIIIGKIYCDHYGTMCINGSGQYSCKLKFKEQSIIDRNPHQVHGFVQDNRTGQKVAMLIGKWDEAMYYVLGDPSVKPKGYDPMSEAVLLWERDKSLNQTRYNLSPFAISLNELTPHLLKKLPPTDSRLRPDQRHLENGEYEMANAEKLRLEQLQQQARRLQEKGWKPRWFKKDDDDSYRYVGGYWEAREKGNWDGIPDIFGQNSASPGLP from the exons ATGAACCCGCTCTGCTGCATCGCGCCGGTCTCGCTCGAGCACGCCGCGGACCACCTCCAGcaccaccagccgccgccgcgcatccTCGCGGCCACGCCggagccggcgccgcctccgccgcagccggcggcggtcGCGGGGGTGCTGCACAAGTGGGTCAACTACGGGAAGGGGTGGCGGTCGCGCTACTTCGTGCTCGAGGACGGGGTGCTCTCCTACTACAAGCTCCGCGGCGCCGGGGAGGCGGCCGCGttcgcggcggcgagggtgatCGGGGAGGGGTCCGCGCTGCGGCGAGCgcgggaggaggccgcggcggtgggGAAGCTGTGGAGGCCGTTTGGCGAGATACACCTCAAG GTTTCTTCAATTCGTGCAAGCAAGTCTGATGATAAGAGGCTCTATATATTCAGTGGGACGAAGACGTTACACCTGAGGTGTGAAACTGAGGAGGACAGGAACGCCTGGATAGATGCGTTGCTGGCGGCGAAGGATCGCTTCCCGCGGTCGCACACTAGCAATGATCTTGGTCCCATAGCGGACATTATGTTGTCCACAGAGAAGCTGAGGGTTCGGCTGCTGCAGGAGGGTTTGGGTGAAGCTGTGGTCAAGGAGTGTGAGTCTATTATGATGAGTGAGATGCTGGAACTGCACAACCAGATAAAgtctcagcagcagcaacattcTATTTTGATAGACCACCTCCGGCAATTGGAG ACAGAGAAAGTTGAGCTGGAGAGAACAGTTGTACATGAGACTAAAGAGAGGGAGACACATGGTTACACCAATGGCAGACAAAGTG ATTTCTATTCAGTTCTATCAGGAGGAAGTACAAGTGAATCAGATCCTGACACTGCAAGTCAAGTGGCTGAAGTTGAAACTGAGGAAGATGAAGTAACATACTTCGATACAAGAGACTTTTTATGTGCAGAATCTTTACGAAGTGCTTCATGTCGAAGGAAGGAGCTTATAACAAATGGATGCAATGGATCAGAATATGTTGGAGATTCTGTTACAAACACTGTCAAAACTACTAAATATCCCTTTGTGCTACGTAGAGATAAGCTACCAGAGccaaaggaaaaagagaaaccTATAGGATTATGGTCAATAATTAAAGAAAATATAGGGAAAGATCTCTCAGGTGTTTGTCTACCCGTTTATTTCAATGAGCCTCTCTCTTCTTTACAAAAATGTTTTGAAGATTTGGAGTACTCTTACTTGGTTGACCATGCACTACAGTGGGGAAAACAG GGTGACAGCTTGATGAGAATACTTCATGTAGCAGCATTTGCAGTATCAGGTTATGCTTCAACTGAAGGCCGGCAATGCAAACCCTTCAATCCTCTACTGGGGGAAACATACGAAGCTGACTATCCAGATAAAGGACTTCGCTTTTTCTCTGAAAAG GTGAGCCATCATCCAATGGTTGTTGCATGCCACTGTGAAGGTAGAGGTTGGAGATTCTGGGGTGATTCCAATCTGAAAGGGAAGTTCTGGGGTCGGTCCATTCAGCTTGATCCAATAGGAGTTCTTACCCTCCAATTTGATGACGGAGAAACATTTCAGTGGAGTAAAGTGACTACCTCCATATACAATATCATAATTGGCAAAATTTATTGTGATCACTATGGCACAATGTGTATCAATGGGAGTGGACAGTACTCCTGCAAGCTTAAATTCAAAGAACAGTCGATAATTGATCGCAATCCACACCAG GTGCATGGATTTGTGCAAGATAATAGAACAGGGCAAAAAGTAGCCATGCTAATTGGTAAATGGGATGAAGCTATGTACTATGTTCTTGGGGATCCAAGTGTGAAACCCAAGGGGTATGACCCAATGTCAGAAGCGGTTCTCTTATGGGAGAGAGACAAGTCTCTTAATCAGACACGATACAACCTTTCTCCTTTTGCAATTTCTCTAAATGAATTGACACCTCACTTATTGAAGAAGTTGCCTCCTACTGATTCTCGTTTGAGGCCTGATCAAAGGCATCTGGAAAATGGTGAATATGAGATGGCAAATGCAGAGAAACTTAGGCTTGAACAACTGCAACAGCAG GCTCGGCGACTGCAAGAGAAAGGATGGAAACCAAGGTGGTTTAAGAAGGACGATGACGACAGCTACCGCTATGTGGGTGGGTACTGGGAAGCAAGGGAGAAGGGGAACTGGGACGGCATCCCGGACATCTTCGGCCAGAACAGTGCATCTCCAGGGTTGCCGTAG